The Streptomyces sp. NBC_00236 DNA window TGGTGACGTGCTGCGCGCCGGGAATCAGCCGGGCCATCCGGGCGATGTCCTGCTGGTCGATCCGGCTCCTGGGGCCACCGCCGATGACGAGGGTGGGGGCGGTGATCTGGCCGAGGAGTTCACGGCCTGCCGGATCCGGGTCGCCCAGCTGGGCGTCGATGGAGGGCACCAGCGGCCAGTCGAAGTCCAGCTGCCCGTCGGGGCGTTCGGCGACTGCTCGGGGCGTTTCGAGCGGGAAGGGCGGCGGCGCCTCCTCGATGACGAGGCGGCCGATGAGTCCGGGCTGCCGTTCGGCGAGCAGATACGCCGCGGCGCCGCCCATGGAGTGTCCGACGACCGTGGCACCGGCGAGGTTGCGTACTTCCAGGAAGGCGTGCAGGTCGTCGCGGAACAGCTCGAAGGAGTAGCGGCCTGGCCAGTCGCTGAGTCCGTGGCCGCGGAAGTCGAAGGCGTACACCCGGTGCCGGGCGGCGAGCCGTTCGGCGACGGTGGTCCAGGTGTTGCTGGAACCGCACCGTCCGTGGACGAGGACGACGGGAGGTGCGGACGGGTCGCCCCACACGCGGTGGGCGAGCCGGACCCCGCCGGCCTGGACGCTGTGCACGTCCGGGTCCAGGAAGGCGGTGACGGTCCGGACGAAGGCGCCCGGGTCGTCGAGCCAGGGGAAGTGACCGGCGCCGCGCTGCACGGCGAACTCCGATTCCGGGAAGAGTGCGGCCAGTTCGGCGGCGCGGTCGGGCGTGGTCACGCCGTCGTACGCGCCTGCGAGGACGAGCACGGGGCAAGGAAGGGTCCGCAGCGCGGCGACCGTCGCGGCCGGGTCGAACGCCCCTTGCCCGTAATAGGCCTGCGCCGCCTCGGAGTTGATCTGCCGCGCGGACAGATCCGCATGAGCCTGTGCGGCCGCGTCCCAGCGCCCGTAGAGGAACGGCCTGGCCGCTGCGCGCAGCTCGTCCGTCATGCGTCCTGCCCAGATCTCCTCCAGAGCCGGGAGCGCCTGCCCGTACCAGGGTTCGGCGCTGCGCAGCGCGGCGGCCTCCCGGGCCTCGCGCTCGACGAACGGAAAGCCGACCGCCCTGGTGGTGGGCGCGACGAGGATCAGGCTCCGCACCGCCTGCGGGTACCGTGCCGCGTAGAGCGCGGCGAGGTCCCCGGCCGCCGAGTGGGCGAGCAGGTCGGCACCGTCGATCCCCAGGTGCCGGCGCAACGCCTCGATATCCTCGACGAGCCGGTCGCACCGGTAGGTGGAGATGTCGTCCGGTACGGCGGAGTCCCCCGTGCCGCGCAGATCGAGGACGACCAACTGCCGTACGGCGGAGAGCCCGCCGAGGTCCCCGAGGTAGGCGCCGGCTCTCATCGCACCGCCCGGCAGGCAGATCAGCGGCTCGCCCTCCCCCATGACGTGATAGGCGAGCTCGGTCCCGTCGTACGTGCGGAAGGTCGGCATGGACCCATCCAAACAGGGCCGACCGGGTGATGCAGCCGTGTTCGGTAGGGGCGTATCGGTGGCACGTTCCGGATACGCCGCGCCTCTTGCCACACCGGGGAAGATCCTGAATTACTGCTCCCGGAAGGAACGACCGAATGATCGGTCGTCTGCACGGCGCACGGACGAGGGAGATCGGCATGGCGGTTCTGCTGGACGCTGCGGAACGGATGAGCAGCGAGGAGCTGGCGTCTCTGCAGCTGGAGCGGCTGCGGGCCACCCTGCATCATGCGTACGACCGGGTCGGTCACTACCGGCGGGCGTTCGACCGGGCGGGGCTGCATCCGGACGACTGCCGCTCGCTGGCCGATCTGGCCCGGTTCCCCTTCACCACCAAGGCCGATCTGCGCGACAACTACCCGTTCGGGATGTTCGCGGTACCCGAGGAGCAGGTGCGGCGGATCCACGCCTCCAGTGGCACGACCGGCCGCCCGACGGTCGTCGGCTACACGGACAAGGACCTGGACACCTGGGCCGACGTGGTGGCCCGCTCGATCAGGGCGGCCGGCGGACGCCCCGGGCACAAGGTCCATGTCGCGTACGGGTACGGGCTGTTCACCGGCGGGCTGGGCGCGCACTACGGCGCGGAGCGGCTCGGCTGCACGGTCATTCCGGCCTCGGGCGGCATGACGGCCCGGCAGGTCCAGCTGATCCAGGACTTCCGGCCCGAGATCATCATGGTGACGCCGTCCTACATGCTGACGCTCCTGGACGAGTTCGAGCGACAGGGCGTCGACCCACGGACGACGTCGCTGAAGGTGGGGATCTTCGGCGCCGAGCCGTGGACTCAGGAGATGCGCCGCGAGATCGAGGAGCGGTTCGCGATCGACGCCGTCGACATCTACGGGCTGTCCGAGGTGATGGGTCCGGGGGTGGCGCAGGAGTGCGTGGAGACGAAGGACGGGCTGCACATCTGGGAGGACCACTTCTATCCGGAGGTGGTCGACCCGTTCACCGGCGAGGTGCTGCCCGAAGGGGCGGAGGGCGAGCTGGTGTTCACCTCGCTCACCAAGGAGGCCATGCCGGTGATCCGCTACCGGACCCGCGACCTGACGAGGCTGCTGCCCGGCACGGCCCGGGTCTTCCGGCGCATGGAGAAGGTCACCGGGCGCAGCGACGATCTGGTGATCCTGCGCGGGGTGAACCTCTTCCCGACGCAGATCGAGGAGATCGTGCTCCGTACACCGGGGGTCTCGCCGCATTTCCAGCTGCGGCTGACCCGGGAGGGGCGGCTGGACGTGCTGACGGTACGGGCCGAGGCCCGGGCCGGAGCGACACCGGAGCAGCGGGAGGCGGCCGCCGCTTCGGTCGCGGCGGCCGTCAAGGACGGGATCGGCGTATCGGTCGGGGTCGAGATCCTCGATCCGGAGACGCTGGAGAGGTCCGTCGGCAAGTTCAGAAGGATCGTGGACGAGCGGGAGCAGCGGGGCAGTTGACGTCGGGGCCCAACAGCCGCCCCGCGTCTGGTCACGGCGCTCCGCCCGCGCCCGGGCGCGGCCGTCCCGGAGACCAGGGACGCCACCGACAGCTTCTCCATGTCGGGGTCGCCCTCGTCCGTCGGTAGCCGCCCTCTTCGACTCAGGCGAAGCGGTCGCGGAGCTCGCGCTTGAGGATCTTTCCGCTGGCGTTGCGCGGGAGAGCGTCCACGAACACGACCCTCTTCGGGGCCTTGAAGTGGGCGAGCTTCTCGCGGGCGTGGTCGATCAGTTCGGCCTCGGTGGCCTCCCCGCGCAGCACCACCACGGCGGTGACGGCTTCGATCCAGCGCTCGTCGGGCAGTCCGACGACGGCCGCCTCGGCGACGGCGGGGTGGGTGTAGAGCGCGTCCTCGACCTGGCGGGAGGCGACGAGGACGCCGCCGGAGTTGATGACGTCCTTCACCCGGTCGACGACGGTGAAGTAGCCCTCCGCGTCACGGACGGCGAGGTCGCCGGAGTGGAACCAGCCGTCGCGGAACGCCTCGGCACTCTCCTCGGGCTTGTCCCAGTAGCCGCTGCACAGCTGGGGCGAGCGGTAGACCACCTCGCCCGCGGTGCCGTCGGGAACGTCCTTGCCGTTCTCGTCGACGACCTTCGCCTCGACGAAGAGGACGGGCCGGCCGCAGGAGTCCATCCGGCCCTCGTGCTCGTCCGGTCCCAGGACGGTGGCGAGGGGGCCGATCTCGCTCTGGCCGAAGCAGTTGTAGAAGGCGAGCTCCGGAAGGCGTGCGCGCAGGCGTTCCAGTACCGGGACGGGCATGATCGAAGCCCCGTAGTACGCCTTGCGCAGACCGCCGAGGTCGCGGACCGCGAAGTCCGGGTGGTTGGCAAGACCGATCCAGACGGTGGGCGGGGCGAAGAGACTGTCGGCCTGCCCCGACTCGACGAGGCCGAAGATCCGGGCCGCGTCCGGGGCGTCGAGAATCGTGTTCTCGGCGCCGACCGCGAGGTAGGGCAGCAGGAACACGTGCATCTGCGCCGAGTGGTAGAGCGGCAGGGCGTGCACGGGCCGGTCGGCGGCGCGCAGATCGAGGGCGGTGACGGCACTGACGTACTCGTGGACGAGGGCGCCGTGCGTCATCATCGCGCCCTTGGGCAGGGCGGTGGTGCCGGACGTGTACAGCAGCTGCACGAGGTCGTCCGCCGACGGTTCGTGCGCGGACGTGAAGGGGCGCGGAGTGCCGAGTTCGGCCAGGAGCGAGCCGGGGGCGTCGCGCAGCGGCCGTACGGCATGCCCCGGCGGGACACGGCCGGCGAGGTCGGGGTCGGTGAGGACCAGCGAGCTGCCTGACTGGCTCAGGATGTACGCGAGGTCCTCGCCCGTGAGGTTCTGGTTGACCGGCACATGGACGAGTCCGGCGCGGGCGCAGGCGAGGTACGCGATCAGGTACGCGTCGGAGTTGTGGGCGTAGGAGGCGACCCGGTCCCCCGGGTGCAGTCCGTGGCCGTCCATGAGGACGGCGGCCGCGGTGCTGACCGCCTCGTCGAGCCCGCGGTAGGTCCAGGCCCGGTCGGCGTACCGCAGGGCGGTCCGCTCGGGGGTGCGCCGTGCGCTGCGGGTCACGACGCCGTCGACTGTGCTGCTGCGTACACCGGTCATGGCGTGATCCTGTGCGGCCGGGGCCGCGGGGTCAAGGTCTGGATACCGACCGGGATGTTGACAGACGTACAGGCGTGCTGGCTGAGTGGCCCATGACATCTCGAACTCCTGAGTAACCGTCTCTCGCACCCGCAGAGTTGGGAGGAACGTTGCCCCTCCGGAACCGTCTGAGGATTCTCGCCGTATCCGGTCTCGCGCTGTTCACCGTGTCGGCGTCCCTGCCGCCGGCCTCGGCGCACACCACCCGCACTCACCATCCGTCGGGCGGCGGGCTGACCGCCGTGATCCGCTACACCGAGTACGGCATTCCGCACATCGTGGCGAAGGACTACGCGAATCTGGGCTTCGGCAACGGCTGGGCGCAGGCCGCCGACCAGGTGTGCACGCTCGCCGACGGCTTCGTCACGCTGCGCGGGGAGCGGTCCCGGTACTTCGGTCAGGACGCGGCGCCGGACGGCTCGCTGTCCTCGGCGGCGAAGAACCTGTCCAGCGACCTGTACTTCCGCGGGGTACGCGACAGCCGCACCGTGGAGAAGCTGCTGAAGGTGCCCGCCCCGGCCGGACCGAGCCGTGCGACGAAGGAACTCCAGCGCGGCTGGGCAGCCGGCTACAACGCCTGGCTGGCGCAGAACCGGATCACCGACCCTGCCTGCCGGGGCGCCCGCTGGGTGCGCCCGGTGACCACGCTCGATGTCGCGGAGCGGGCCTTCGCGCTCTCCGTGCTCGGCGGCCAGGGCCGCGGCATCGACGGCATCACGGCCGCGCAGCCGCCCGCCGCCGCCCCGGCGCCCGCTCCCCCGGCGCCCGGCGAGGCGGCGGACGCGGCGGCGCGGCTGCTGTCGACGCAGAACGCGGACATGGGGTCCAACGCCGTCGCGTTCCGCGGCAGTACGACGGCGAACGGGCGCGGGCTGCTGCTCGGCAACCCGCACTATCCCTGGCAGGGCGGGCGGCGGTTCTGGCAGTCCCAGCAGACCATCCCGGGTGAGCTGAATGTGGCGGGCGGTTCGCTGCTGGGTTCCGCGACGATGTCCATCGGGCACAACGCGCACGTCGCGTGGAGCCACACGGTGGCCACGGGCGTCACGCTCAACCTGCATCAGCTGGCCCTCGATCCGGCCGATCCGACCGCGTACCTGGTGGACGGGAAGCCGCAGCGGATGACGAAGCGCACGGTCTCCGTCGCGGTCGAGGGCGGCGGGTCGGTGACGCGCACCCAGTGGTGGACCCGGTACGGCCCCGTCGTCACCTCGCTCGGTGCGGGTCTGCCGCTGCCCTGGACGCAGACGGCCGCGTACGCGCTGGGCGACCCGAACGCGGTGAACCTGCGCTCCGGAGACACCGCGCTCGGGTTCAGCAAGGCCCGCAGCACGGCCGGGATCAAGGAGGCGCTGCGACGTACGCAGGGGCTGCCGTGGGTCAACACGATCGCGGCCGACTCCGCCGGGCACACGCTCTTCTCGCAGTCGCAGGTGCTGCCGAGGATCACGGACGAGCTCGTGCAGCGCTGTTCGGCGCCGCTGGGCAGGGCCACGTATCCGACGTCGGGACTCGCGGTGCTCGACGGCTCGCGGAGCGACTGCGTACCGGGGTCGGATCCGGACGCGGTGCAGCCCGGCATCTTCGGCCCGGGCCGGATGCCCACCGTGGAGAACGCGCCGTACGTCGAGAACTCCAACGACAGCGCCTGGCTGACGAACGCCGACGCCCCGCTGACCGGGTACGAACGCATCTTCGGGAACGTGGGCACACCGCGCTCCATGCGGACGCGGGGCGCCGTCGAGGACGTCTCGGCGATGGCGGAGCAGGGCCGGCTGACCGTCGCCGATCTGCAGCGCCAGCAGTTCGCGAACCGGGCGCCGGCCGGTGACCTGGCCGCATCCGGTCTGGCACGCGCCTGCGAGACGCTGCCCGGTGGCACGACTCCCGGGAGCACGGGCACACCGGTCGACGTCTCGGCGGCCTGCCCGGTGCTGCGCGCCTGGGACCGGACGGTCGACACGGGGAGCCGGGGCGCGTTGCTCTTCGACCGGTTCTGGCGCCGGGCGGTGGCCGTGCCGGCGTCCGACCTGTGGAAGGTGCCGTTCTCCCCGGCCGACCCGGTCGGCACGCCGAACACGCTCAACACCTCGGCACCGCCTGTCCTCGCAGCCCTCGCCGACGCGGTGACCGAGCTGAGGGGTGCGGGCATCGCCCTGGACGCACCGCTGGGCGAGCACCAGTCCGTACTGCGGGGTGAACGGCGTATCCCGATCGGCGGCGGGACGGAGGCCCTGGGGATCTGGAACAAGACGGAGGGTGTGTGGGACGCGGCGGCCGGCGGGTACACGGACATCTCGACCGGTTCCAGCTACATCCAGGCGGTCGGCTGGGACGGCGGTCCCTGTCCGGTGGCGCGCACCCTGCTCACCTACGCGCAGTCGTCGAACCCGGCGTCGCCGCACTACAGCGATCAGACCGAGCTGTACTCGGGTGAGCGCTGGGTGACGTCGCGGTTCTGCGAGGAGGACATCGCGCGTTCACCCGCCCTGAAGGTGGTGCGGGTGCACGAGCACCGCTGAGACCCGGTGGCCCGCGATCGGCCCCTGCCCGTTGACCGGTCGGGGGCTGATCGCGAGGAAGACGAACGCGACGAAGACGGACAGGTGCACGCCGCCCCCGGAGCAGCGGCCGGTGCCCGCTCGCAGGGAGGGACGCCCGGACAGGCCGTCAGCTGTGCCCTTCCCAGTACGGCTCGCGCAACCGTCGTTTGTACAGCTTGCCGTTGGGGTCGCGGGGCATCGTCGTGATGAAGCCGAGGGTCTTGGGCCGTTTGTACCCGGCGAGCAGGCCGTCGCAGTGCCCGAGGATCTCGGCTGCGAGCTCGTCACCCGCCTCGTGTCCCTCGGCGGCCTCGACGACCGCTCTGACCTCCTCGCCCCAGTCGGCGTGCGGGATGCCGAAGACGGCGGCGTCGGCGACGGCGGGGTGACTGAGCAGGGCGCTCTCGATCTCGGCGGGGTAGATGTTCACCCCGCCGGAGATGATCATGTCGATCTTGCGGTCGCGGAGGAAGAGATAGCCGTCCTCGTCCAGCACGCCGAGGTCACCGACGGTGAAGAAGTCGCCGATGCGGTTCTTCCTCGTCTTGCCCTCGTCCTTGTGGTAGCTGAAGCCGCCGGTGCTCATCTTCATGTAGACGGTGCCGAGCTCGCCCGGGCCGAGCCGGTTGCCGTCGTCGTCGAAGACCGCGAGTTCGCTGATCGGCCAGGCCCGGCCGACGGTGCCCGGCTTCTTCAGCCAGTCGTCGGCGGTGGCGAAGGCGCCGCCTCCCTCGCTGGCCGCGTAGTACTCCTCCACGCACCGGCCCCACCAGTCGATCATGGCCCGTTTGACGTGGTCGGGGCAGGGGGCGGCGCCGTGGATGGCGTGGCGCATCGCCGAGACGTCGTACCGCTGCCGGACCCCTTCGGGGAGGGCGAGAAGGCGGTGGAACTGGGTGGGGACCATGTGGGTGTGGGTGCAGCGGTGGGTGTCCATCGCCCGCAGCATCTCCTCGGGCGACCACTTGTCCATCAGGACGAGGGGGTGGCCGATGTGCAGGGCGGCGCCCGCGAACTGGAGCACGGCGGTGTGGTAGAGCGGCGAGCAGACCAGGTGGACGTTGCCGTCGAACGGCTTGATGCCGAAGATGCCGAGGAAGCCGCCGAGGTAGCTCTCCTCGGGAAGCTTGCCCGGCAGCGGGCGGCGGATGCCGCGCGGGCGGCCGGTGGTGCCGGAGGTGTAGTTCATGACCCAGCCCAGCGTGCGGCCCTCCGGGGGCGACACCGGCCGGTTCTCCAGCAGTTCGGCGTACGGGCGGAAGCCGTCGACCGCACCGACGCCGTAGCGGTGGCTCGTGGGCAGTTTCGCCTCGTCGGCGGCGGCGGTCGCTGCCTCGGTGAAGCGTTCGTGGGCGATGAGCACCTTGGCGCCGGAGTCGGAGACGATCCAGGCGATCTCCGGCCCGACGAGGTGGTGGTTGACGGGGACGAGGTAGAAGCCGGCCTGCGAGGCGGCGAGGTAGGCGGTGAGGAACTCGACGCCGTTGGGCAGCACGACCGCGAAGGCGTCGCCCTCTTCGAGTCCGGCCGCGCGCAGTCCGTGGACCATGCGGTTGGCCTCGGCGTGCAGCCGCCCCGCCGTCCATGTCCCGCCGTCGGGCGCGATCAGGACCGTGCGGTCGGGGTCGGCGGTGGCCTGGGCCCAGAAGCCGTTGGGCGGCTGGTTCATGAGGCGCTCCGTCCGGCGATGCGGTTGATCCGGTCGATGGCTCGTTCGAAGCCGCTGGTCAGGTCGTCGAAGACGGCCTGCACGCTGCGTTCGGTGTTCATCCGGCCGACGATCTGGCCGACGGGCGTGCCGAGCAGGGCGCCCGTCTCGTACTTCTGGATACGGGATACGGCCTCGGCGACCAGGAGTCCCTGAAGCGGCATGGGCAGGGTGCCCGGACCCGACGGATCGTCCCAGGCGTCGGTCCATTCGGTACGGAGCTGGCGTGCGGGTTTGCCGGTGAGGGCGCGCGAGCGGACGGTGTCGCCGGAGCCCGCGGCCAGGAGCTTGGCCGTCAGGGCCCGGGAGTGCATGTCGGCCTCCTCGGTGGTCAGCCAGAGGGAGCCGAGCCAGACGCCCTGGGCGCCCAGGGCGAGTCCGGCGGCGATCTGTTCACCGCTGCCGATGCCTCCCGCGGCGAGGACCGGGAGCGGCCCCACGGCGTCGACCACGTCCGGGACGAGGACCATGGAGGCGATCTCGCCGGTGTGGCCGCCCGCCTCGTACCCCTGCGCGACGACGATGTCGATGCCCGCGTCCGCGTGGTGGCGTGCGTGCCGGGCGCTTCCGGCGAGGGCGGCGACGAGGACGTCCTGGTCGTGGGCGCGGGCGACGACGTCGGCGGGCGGTGAGCCCAGCGCGTTGGCGAGGAGCTTGATGGGGTAGTCGAACGCCACATCCAGCTGGTTGCGGGCGACTTCCTCCATCCAGCCCGTGATGCGCCAGCCCGACGCCTCGCCGTCGGCGAGTTCGGGGACGCCGTGTCTGGCGAGGGTCTCCTGGACGAACTGCCGGTGGCCGGGCGGGATCATCGCCTCCACATCGGCCTCGCTCACACCCTCCACCTTCTTCGCCGGCATGACGACGTCGAGGCCGTAGGGCTTGCCGTCGGTGTGTTCCTGCATCCAGTCGAGGTCGCGTGCGAGGTCGTCGGGTGCGGTGTAGCGGACCGCGCCGAGTACGCCGAATCCACCGGCCCGGGTGATGGCCGCGGCCACCGCCGGGAAGGGCGTGAAGCCGAAGATGGCGTGCTCGATCCCCAGTTTTTGACTCAGCTCCGTCTCCATGGGCGGCAGGATGCCGCAGTCCGACGGACGAGGGAAGAGATTTTCTGATGCAGTGTCAGATTCTTTCTGATCCCGGGGCCTGCGGGACGGCGGGGGGTGACAGTACTCTCTGCTTCGGCAGGAAGTTTCAGACTCGGAAGAGATTTCGAAAGTTACTTTCACGGCATGGGGAAGGGGTTCCGGATGACCGAGGACACGGCGGGCGGGGGCATCGGCCGGCGGAGGCTGGGCGGTGGGATGCTGGCCCTGGGCGGCGCACTCGCCCTGGCGCCGATCCCGTTCGCGAAGGCGGCGTCTGCCACGGAGTCGGGGGCGGGGTCGTCGGACATGAGTACAGGGACTGCGGCGCGGACGCCTTCGGGGCAGGGCGGACCGACCCTGCGGCGCGGGTCCGCCGCCCGTGCGGGACTGCTTCAGGAGCCGCTCGACCAACTGGTCACCGAGGCGCAGAAATATCTCGCCGACTCCCCCAAGCACCCGTGGTACGCGGGCGCCGTCCTGCTCGCGGGACGGGGCGGGACCGTGGCGCTGCACCGGCCGATCGGCAAGGCGGTGCGCTATGCGGCGTACGACGAGAAGACCGACACCGGTGTGGAGTTCCCGGCCGACCAGCAGATCGACATGGCCGAGGACACCGTCTTCGACCTGGCGTCGGTGTCGAAGCTGTTCACGTCGATCCTGGCCGTGCAGCAGATCGAACGCGGCAGGCTGGAGCTGGAGGCACCCGTCGCCTCCTACCTTCCCGACTTCGCCGGGGGCGGCAAGCAGGACATCACCATCCGTCAGCTGCTCACGCACACCTCGGGATTCCGCGCCTGGATCCCGCTCTACAAGGCGCCCACCCGTGAGGGAAAGCTGGAGCTGATCTGGAACGAGGTACCGGCGAACCCGCCCGGCACCGCGTATCTCTACTCCGACCTCAACCTGATCTCGCTCCAGCTGGTACTGGAGAAGATCACCGGACAGACCGAGGACGTACTGCTCCGCGAGCAGATCACCGCTCCGCTGGGGATGCACCGCACTCGCTACAACCCGCCGGCCTCCTGGAAGCCGAAGGTCGCCGCGACCGAGGACGCCCGGCTCCCCTGGTCCGGACTGGAGCGCGGCCTGGTCTGGGGCGAGGTGCACGACGAGAACGCGTACAGCCTGGACGGCGTCGCGGGCCACGCCGGGGTCTTCTCCTGCGCCTGGGACCTGGCGGTCCTCGCCCGCACCCTGCTCAACGGCGGGGTCTACGGCCGCGCGAGGATCCTCTCCGCGGCATCGGTCGACCTGCTGTTCACGGACTTCAACACCGCGTTCCCCGGTGACGCGCACGGCCTCGGCTTCGAGCTCTACCAGCACTGGTACATGGGGGCGATGGCCACCCCGCGCACGGCGGGCCACACCGGCTTCACGGGCACCAGCCTGGTGCTCGACCCGACCACGGACTCGTTCCTGATCGTGCTGGGCAACTCGGTCCATCCGGTGCGCAGCTGGCGCTCCGGCAGCGCACCGCGTGTCGCCGCCGCCAACCAGATGGCCCGCGCGGTCGCGGTCCGGCCCGCCCGGGGCCGTACGGCATGGTTCTCCGGCCTGGCAAGCGCCTCGTCGGCCACCCTGGCGCTCCCGCCGCTCGCCCTGAAGTCGTCGCGGGCCCGGCTGAGCTGCGCGTTGTGGTGGGACACCGAGCCCGCTTCCGACTTCCTCTTCCTGGAGGCCTCCACGGACGACGGGACCACCTGGCAGCCGGTCCCGTTCACCACCGGTCCGGCCTCGCCGAACGGGCAGCAACAGCCCGAACCGCATCCGACGGGCTCGGTGTCCGGCTGGTCGGGCCGGGTCTGGCACCGGCTGGACGCGGACCTCGCCCAGTGGGGCGGCGGGGCGTTGCGGCTGCGCTGGCGGTACGCCACGGATCAGCTCTACGTCGGCCGTGGGGTGTACGTGGACGCCATCAGGGTCGAGGACGGCGGACGTACGGTCTTCGACGAGGGCCGGCCGTCCGACGCCCGGCGCATCGAGGCGAACGGCTGGGCTGCTTCCGCGAACTGACCGGTACCCGAGGAGGGCCGGGGCGGCCGGGCCATCGCGGCCGGCCGGCCCGGCCACCGCACCGCCCGGACGAGCACCCGAACCGCCGGCCCCGATTCCCCGGCCCCGCTCCGGTCATCCCGGCAGATCGGCGGAGAGGAAGGGGGCAAGCAGCGCGAGCAAGTCGTCAGGGCGGTCGAGGGGAATGATGTGGCCGCAGTCCTGGAGCCGGTGTCCGACCAGGTCGTCGGCGAGCGGACGGAGCTGGCGTTCGAGCGCGGTGCCGACGGGGTGCGAGCCGACGGCCATCGTGGGCATGGTCAGCCGGGCCGTCGCCACGGCGTCCTGGAGCTGCCGCGCGCTGGTGGGCAGGGCCCGGTAATAGGAGAACGCACAGCGCAGGGCCTCGCTCCCGGTGTACGCGTGGAGGAAGGCCGCACGGACGTCGTCGGGTACACCCCGTCCGAGCGTGCCCGAGTCGAGGAACCAGTCGATGTACGCGGCCTCGTTGCCCGCCAGCACGGTCTCGGCGAGACCGGGGACCCCATGGAAGCCGAACCACCACGGGGCACCGCCCGCGAAAGCGTTCTCCGCCCCGGGCAGACGGCCGAGCAGCGCCTCCATCACGACCAGGCGCCGGACGAGGCCGGGCCGGCGCAGCGCGAGCAGGGCGGCGGGGGCGGTGCCCGCATCGATGCCGACCACTGCCGCCGAGGTCTCACCGAGTGCGTCGAGCAGTCCTTCGGCGTCGGCGGCAAGGGTGCCCGCGTCGTAGCCGTCGACGGCACGTTCGCTGGCACCGAAGCCTCGCAGGTCGGGGGCGATGACCCGGTACTGCCCGGACAGCCGGTCCATGATGCCGCTCCAGAGCCGCCAGGTGTGGGGGAAGCCGTGCAGCAGGAGAACCGCAGGTCCGTCCCCGGCGATGGCGACGTTGAGTTCGACGCCGTTCGTTGCGATGCGGCGCAGGTGGTGAGCGGTGGTGACGGGCATGACGGATCCTTGCGGTGGTTACCATTGGTGACCTCAGAACCATAGGTAACCGTCTGGTCGTTGCCCAGACGGCACTTTCAGGGAAGGTGGTGAGCCACAGGTGACCACCTCGAAGCCCCGGGCCACCGGGCGTGGGGTACACGGCGATCTGTTCGACCCCCAGTGCCCGACGCGGCAGTTGCTGGACCGTCTGGGGACGAAATGGACGTCCATGGCGGTCAAGACGCTCGCCGATGCCGCACCGGACGAGGTGCGCTTCGCGGAGCTGAGGCGCCGGATGCCCGGTGTCTCGCAGAAGATGCTGTCCGTGACGTTGCGGAGCCTGACCCGCGACGGGCTGGTGTCGCGCCGGGTCGAACCGACCGTGCCGCCACGGGTCTTCTACCGGCTCACCGGGCTCGGGCTGTCCCTGGAGGCCGTGCTCGCAGGGCTGCGAACCTGGGCGGAGGAGCACATGGCCGAGATCGACCGCGCCAACCACGCCGTGGACCGGGAGGCCGAGGAGACCGAGGTGCCTTAGCCAGGGCCCGACTCGCCCGCTGCCGAGCACCCGCGCCAGGGGCTCGCTCGCGGCAGCGGGCAGAGGCACGGCCTCGACAGGCACGTCCTGCGGCGCCGTTGCCGCATGGCGCGGCGGCCGACGCGAAGCCGGCCACCCGGATACGCGCGGTGCACCAGGAATCGGACGGCACCTCGGAGCCGAAGATCACCGCCGAACTCCACGAGACGAGCGGAGAGGCGCTCAACGACAAACTCATCGGCGGCACCCCTGCGACCCGCCGCCTCCAAACGGCACACCTGAGCCCTTTCTGAAAATGATTATCATCATGCTACGGTCGTCGCACGCTCAACCTTTGACCTGCCTTTTACTCGGAGTGACCCCGTGCGCGTCCTGTCCCGCCCCCTGCTCTTCCCCGCGGTTCTCGCCGCCGCTGTCCTGCTCACCGGCTGCT harbors:
- a CDS encoding penicillin acylase family protein; translation: MPLRNRLRILAVSGLALFTVSASLPPASAHTTRTHHPSGGGLTAVIRYTEYGIPHIVAKDYANLGFGNGWAQAADQVCTLADGFVTLRGERSRYFGQDAAPDGSLSSAAKNLSSDLYFRGVRDSRTVEKLLKVPAPAGPSRATKELQRGWAAGYNAWLAQNRITDPACRGARWVRPVTTLDVAERAFALSVLGGQGRGIDGITAAQPPAAAPAPAPPAPGEAADAAARLLSTQNADMGSNAVAFRGSTTANGRGLLLGNPHYPWQGGRRFWQSQQTIPGELNVAGGSLLGSATMSIGHNAHVAWSHTVATGVTLNLHQLALDPADPTAYLVDGKPQRMTKRTVSVAVEGGGSVTRTQWWTRYGPVVTSLGAGLPLPWTQTAAYALGDPNAVNLRSGDTALGFSKARSTAGIKEALRRTQGLPWVNTIAADSAGHTLFSQSQVLPRITDELVQRCSAPLGRATYPTSGLAVLDGSRSDCVPGSDPDAVQPGIFGPGRMPTVENAPYVENSNDSAWLTNADAPLTGYERIFGNVGTPRSMRTRGAVEDVSAMAEQGRLTVADLQRQQFANRAPAGDLAASGLARACETLPGGTTPGSTGTPVDVSAACPVLRAWDRTVDTGSRGALLFDRFWRRAVAVPASDLWKVPFSPADPVGTPNTLNTSAPPVLAALADAVTELRGAGIALDAPLGEHQSVLRGERRIPIGGGTEALGIWNKTEGVWDAAAGGYTDISTGSSYIQAVGWDGGPCPVARTLLTYAQSSNPASPHYSDQTELYSGERWVTSRFCEEDIARSPALKVVRVHEHR
- a CDS encoding acyl-CoA synthetase; this translates as MNQPPNGFWAQATADPDRTVLIAPDGGTWTAGRLHAEANRMVHGLRAAGLEEGDAFAVVLPNGVEFLTAYLAASQAGFYLVPVNHHLVGPEIAWIVSDSGAKVLIAHERFTEAATAAADEAKLPTSHRYGVGAVDGFRPYAELLENRPVSPPEGRTLGWVMNYTSGTTGRPRGIRRPLPGKLPEESYLGGFLGIFGIKPFDGNVHLVCSPLYHTAVLQFAGAALHIGHPLVLMDKWSPEEMLRAMDTHRCTHTHMVPTQFHRLLALPEGVRQRYDVSAMRHAIHGAAPCPDHVKRAMIDWWGRCVEEYYAASEGGGAFATADDWLKKPGTVGRAWPISELAVFDDDGNRLGPGELGTVYMKMSTGGFSYHKDEGKTRKNRIGDFFTVGDLGVLDEDGYLFLRDRKIDMIISGGVNIYPAEIESALLSHPAVADAAVFGIPHADWGEEVRAVVEAAEGHEAGDELAAEILGHCDGLLAGYKRPKTLGFITTMPRDPNGKLYKRRLREPYWEGHS
- a CDS encoding NAD(P)H-dependent flavin oxidoreductase; amino-acid sequence: METELSQKLGIEHAIFGFTPFPAVAAAITRAGGFGVLGAVRYTAPDDLARDLDWMQEHTDGKPYGLDVVMPAKKVEGVSEADVEAMIPPGHRQFVQETLARHGVPELADGEASGWRITGWMEEVARNQLDVAFDYPIKLLANALGSPPADVVARAHDQDVLVAALAGSARHARHHADAGIDIVVAQGYEAGGHTGEIASMVLVPDVVDAVGPLPVLAAGGIGSGEQIAAGLALGAQGVWLGSLWLTTEEADMHSRALTAKLLAAGSGDTVRSRALTGKPARQLRTEWTDAWDDPSGPGTLPMPLQGLLVAEAVSRIQKYETGALLGTPVGQIVGRMNTERSVQAVFDDLTSGFERAIDRINRIAGRSAS